One genomic window of Clostridioides sp. ES-S-0054-01 includes the following:
- a CDS encoding AI-2E family transporter — MIIISKENIKYYLIVVFIGILFFKFINTPSDFISSIEGFLKFFSPFFLAILLALLLNPLVMLFEIKFKTHRLLAIFLSYIFIGIILAFAIRLLIPSIANTLNRLINEMPMYTDYMNNFIEKNMSNIDFLKALIPHIQYSLDNVLKEASNFISRIPKNVLIYTLSISSMLFNMTMGFILSIYIIYDKEKIALGFKRFLYSSTARNKADNIIEFFRTTHDIFYDYLLGRILDSLIIGIIAFLGFQFVIRIENALFLASIIFLGNIIPYFGPFIGAIPPIAMTILYSPQKTIWVIVFIFILQQLDGNFIEPKVMGNQVGIGAIWVISAILIGQSLFGFIGVFLSVPIAAVVKTYVDKYIDNRLQ; from the coding sequence GTGATTATTATTTCAAAAGAAAATATAAAGTATTATTTAATAGTCGTGTTTATTGGAATTTTATTTTTTAAATTTATTAATACTCCATCAGATTTTATATCTAGCATTGAAGGATTCTTAAAGTTTTTTAGCCCATTTTTTCTAGCTATTTTACTTGCTTTACTTTTAAATCCACTTGTAATGCTCTTTGAAATAAAATTCAAAACACATAGGCTTTTAGCCATTTTTTTATCTTATATATTTATAGGTATTATTTTAGCTTTTGCCATTAGGTTGTTAATTCCATCAATAGCCAATACATTAAATAGATTGATAAATGAAATGCCTATGTATACTGATTATATGAACAATTTTATAGAAAAAAATATGTCAAACATAGATTTTCTAAAAGCTTTAATTCCTCATATACAATATAGTTTAGATAATGTATTAAAAGAAGCAAGTAATTTTATTAGTAGAATTCCTAAAAACGTCTTAATCTATACACTTAGCATATCCTCTATGTTATTTAATATGACAATGGGGTTTATACTATCTATATATATTATATATGACAAAGAAAAAATCGCATTGGGATTTAAGAGATTCCTATACTCTTCTACTGCTAGAAACAAAGCAGATAACATTATAGAATTTTTTAGAACTACTCATGATATTTTCTATGATTATTTGCTTGGTAGAATATTAGACTCTCTTATTATTGGTATAATTGCATTTTTAGGATTTCAATTTGTTATCCGAATAGAAAATGCTTTATTTTTAGCTTCAATAATATTCTTAGGTAATATAATACCTTATTTTGGTCCTTTTATTGGTGCAATCCCTCCGATAGCCATGACAATATTATATAGCCCTCAAAAAACTATATGGGTCATTGTATTTATATTTATATTGCAACAATTAGATGGAAATTTTATAGAGCCAAAAGTTATGGGTAATCAGGTTGGTATAGGAGCTATATGGGTAATTTCTGCTATTTTAATAGGTCAATCTCTATTTGGTTTTATAGGAGTTTTTCTTTCAGTACCAATAGCTGCTGTCGTAAAAACTTACGTCGATAAATATATAGATAATCGCTTACAATAG
- the lysA gene encoding diaminopimelate decarboxylase translates to MKLHGTMTVNNNELYIGGVSCLELSKKYQTPLYVFDEALVRQNCREYIEYFKAKEGKNKVAYAGKAFLPLYMCNLINEEQMCLDVVSGGELYTAYKSNFPMEKVFFHGNNKTKEEINMGLDLGVGKFVVDNFYELDLIEALCEDKGKTQEIYFRITPGIEAHTHDYIKTGQIDSKFGFALVNGDLFRAIEKLSEYKNIKLVGLHAHIGSQIFDVEPYIDTVDIMMNLVKEIKEKFNIQLAEIDLGGGVGVYYSEGDKPKTIKEFCETIIIKAENSCKELGIEVPTLVIEPGRSIVANAGSTLYTVGSIKDIKDVRVYVSVDGGMTDNVRPSLYQASYECSIVNKINHETMNHVTIAGKCCESGDILIGDINIMDIKSGDILITTSTGAYGYSMSSNYNKIPRAAVVSVFDGNDKLICKRQSYEDLLALEI, encoded by the coding sequence ATGAAACTTCATGGAACTATGACCGTAAATAATAATGAATTATATATTGGAGGAGTAAGTTGTTTAGAGCTTAGTAAAAAATATCAAACTCCACTTTATGTATTTGATGAAGCTTTAGTGAGACAAAATTGTAGAGAATATATAGAATATTTTAAAGCCAAAGAAGGAAAAAATAAGGTTGCTTATGCGGGGAAAGCTTTTTTACCTCTTTATATGTGCAATCTTATAAATGAAGAACAAATGTGTCTAGATGTAGTTTCAGGAGGAGAATTATATACAGCTTATAAATCAAATTTTCCTATGGAAAAAGTTTTCTTCCATGGAAATAATAAGACTAAAGAAGAAATAAACATGGGATTAGATTTAGGTGTAGGTAAATTTGTAGTGGATAATTTTTATGAGTTAGACTTGATTGAAGCGTTATGTGAAGATAAAGGTAAAACTCAAGAGATATATTTTAGAATAACTCCTGGTATAGAAGCTCATACACATGATTATATAAAAACTGGACAGATAGACTCTAAATTTGGATTTGCTTTAGTAAATGGAGATTTATTTAGAGCAATAGAAAAGTTAAGTGAATATAAAAATATTAAACTTGTGGGTCTTCATGCTCATATAGGTTCACAAATATTTGATGTAGAACCATACATAGATACAGTAGATATAATGATGAACTTAGTAAAAGAAATAAAAGAAAAATTCAACATACAATTAGCAGAAATTGACCTAGGTGGAGGAGTTGGAGTTTATTATAGTGAAGGAGATAAACCTAAAACTATAAAAGAATTCTGTGAAACTATAATCATTAAAGCAGAAAATTCATGTAAAGAGCTTGGAATAGAAGTGCCTACATTAGTAATAGAGCCAGGAAGGTCAATAGTTGCAAATGCAGGAAGTACATTATATACAGTAGGTTCGATAAAGGATATAAAAGATGTTAGAGTTTATGTAAGTGTAGATGGCGGTATGACAGACAATGTAAGACCTTCGTTGTACCAAGCTAGTTATGAATGTAGTATTGTGAATAAAATTAACCATGAGACTATGAATCATGTAACAATAGCTGGAAAATGTTGTGAAAGTGGGGATATATTAATTGGAGATATAAATATAATGGACATTAAAAGCGGAGATATACTTATAACAACATCAACTGGTGCATATGGATATTCAATGTCTTCAAATTATAATAAAATACCAAGAGCAGCAGTAGTGTCAGTGTTTGATGGAAATGATAAGCTAATTTGTAAGAGACAAAGCTATGAAGACTTATTAGCTTTAGAGATATAA
- a CDS encoding aspartate kinase, translating to MSIIVQKYGGSSVADTDKIKLIAENIIERRKENPQMVIVVSAMGKSTDEYINLAKELSNEPSKRELDALMSTGEMISASLLSIALNALGCKAISYNAYQLNIKTSGLHGKSQIDDINIKRIKNSLDEGNVVIVTGFQGINEDGDVTTLGRGGSDTSAVALAVKLNGKCEIYTDVDGIYFTDPRKYSRASKLDEIEYEEMLELASLGAQVMHSRSIELAQKYGVEIYVGRACGAVKGTYIRGGKYMKLEDKVITGLATSDDDSSITIKDFKTENISSLFEDIATMGISVDMISQTAPILDKISVSFTVPKEELGECKKIVSKYTDEEHVVIDNNITKFSLVGLGMKNTSGVAAKVFKIFNENGIMIKLITTSEIRITCAINSDDKQVAIEKIAEVFNI from the coding sequence ATGAGTATAATTGTCCAAAAATACGGTGGAAGTTCAGTAGCAGATACTGACAAAATAAAATTAATTGCAGAAAATATAATAGAACGAAGAAAAGAAAATCCACAAATGGTAATAGTTGTGTCTGCCATGGGAAAATCCACTGATGAATATATAAATTTAGCAAAAGAATTAAGTAATGAACCTAGTAAGAGGGAATTGGATGCTTTGATGTCTACTGGCGAAATGATTTCAGCATCTTTATTATCAATAGCATTAAATGCACTTGGTTGTAAAGCTATAAGCTATAATGCTTATCAGTTAAATATAAAAACGAGTGGTCTTCATGGAAAGTCTCAAATTGATGATATAAACATAAAAAGAATTAAAAATAGCTTAGATGAAGGAAATGTCGTGATAGTAACTGGATTTCAAGGAATCAATGAAGATGGCGATGTAACTACTCTTGGAAGAGGTGGTTCAGATACATCTGCTGTAGCTCTTGCGGTTAAATTAAATGGAAAATGTGAGATATATACAGATGTTGATGGGATTTACTTTACAGACCCAAGAAAATATTCAAGGGCTAGTAAACTTGATGAGATTGAATATGAAGAAATGCTTGAACTAGCAAGTTTAGGTGCACAAGTAATGCATTCAAGAAGTATAGAACTTGCACAAAAATATGGTGTTGAAATCTATGTTGGACGTGCATGTGGTGCAGTAAAAGGAACGTATATAAGAGGGGGAAAATACATGAAATTAGAGGATAAAGTAATAACAGGGTTAGCTACTAGTGATGATGATAGTTCTATAACAATAAAAGATTTTAAAACAGAAAATATATCTAGTTTATTTGAGGATATAGCAACTATGGGTATAAGTGTAGATATGATAAGCCAAACTGCACCTATTTTAGATAAGATAAGTGTATCATTTACAGTTCCAAAAGAAGAATTAGGAGAATGTAAAAAGATAGTATCTAAATATACAGATGAAGAACATGTAGTAATTGATAATAATATTACTAAATTCTCTTTAGTAGGTCTTGGCATGAAAAATACTTCTGGAGTTGCTGCTAAAGTATTTAAGATATTCAATGAAAATGGTATAATGATAAAACTTATAACTACATCAGAAATTCGTATAACTTGTGCTATAAATTCTGATGATAAACAAGTAGCTATAGAGAAAATAGCAGAAGTATTTAATATATAA
- a CDS encoding DUF2140 domain-containing protein — MGKVAKILLSLIVIVLVFAGIVVYILTPKERYDVSSQNNKIIDEEYLSKGSYINSMEVVKNPLRMVGKVSVSEEEFKNLIYTLMQKHDIKELENNFVEMKDGKIKVAGPYKVFGLINSQYELELRPTLSDENLVVSLENVKLGKFKISDKVLEKILNNYNKKVPFEVNGNKISLEKSYLYPVTLKNISIKKGNVDLDMEVEIDLKSQINGALGYLKDSGRVQDILNHLINLKKTSVG, encoded by the coding sequence ATGGGAAAGGTTGCAAAGATTTTATTAAGTTTAATTGTTATTGTTCTAGTATTTGCAGGTATTGTTGTATATATCTTGACACCAAAAGAGAGATATGATGTTAGTTCGCAAAATAATAAAATCATAGATGAAGAATACTTATCAAAAGGCTCATATATAAATTCTATGGAAGTAGTAAAAAATCCGCTTAGAATGGTTGGAAAAGTATCTGTTTCAGAGGAAGAGTTTAAAAATTTAATATATACATTGATGCAAAAGCATGACATTAAGGAACTTGAAAATAATTTTGTTGAAATGAAAGATGGTAAAATAAAGGTAGCAGGACCATATAAGGTTTTTGGTTTGATAAATAGTCAGTATGAACTTGAATTGAGACCTACTTTAAGCGATGAAAATTTAGTTGTGAGTCTTGAAAATGTAAAACTTGGAAAATTCAAGATAAGTGATAAAGTGTTGGAAAAAATATTAAATAACTACAATAAAAAAGTTCCATTTGAGGTTAATGGAAATAAGATTAGCTTAGAAAAAAGTTATCTTTATCCAGTAACACTTAAAAATATATCTATAAAAAAAGGAAATGTTGATTTGGATATGGAAGTAGAAATAGATTTAAAATCGCAAATAAATGGAGCATTAGGATATTTAAAGGACTCTGGAAGGGTTCAGGATATACTAAATCATTTGATTAATTTAAAGAAAACGTCTGTTGGTTAA
- a CDS encoding glutamine--tRNA ligase/YqeY domain fusion protein, with protein MSNETNSSNFIKNIIINDLETGKHDSIITRFPPEPNGYLHIGHAKSICLNFGLAKEFNGKANLRFDDTNPLKEDVEYVESIKEDVKWLGFDWNELNFASNYFDEMYKRALILIKKGKAYVCDLTQEEMREYRGTLTEPGKESPHRNRTIEENLDLFERMKNGEFKDGEKTLRAKIDMSSPNINLRDPIIYRISHSTHHNTGDKWCIYPMYAFAHPIEDAIEGITHSICTLEFEDQRPLYDWFIKECEMENVPRQIEFARLNINNTVMSKRKLKQLVDEGIVDAWDDPRVPTISGIRRRGYTAEALRNFCSEIGVSKVNSTVDSQMLDYFLRENLQPKAPLTMGILRPLKLIITNYPEDKIEMLEIENNAKDESQGKRLVPFSRELYIEQDDFMEEPVKKYFRFFPGNEVRLKGAYFVKCTDVIKDENGNVVEIHGTYDPETKSGSGFTGRKVKSTIHWVDAKSAIPCEFRLFEPLILDDIPENEGKHFLEQINPNSLEILQGFVEPTQIKDAKPFDKFQFVRNGFFSIDNKYTTDEKFVFNRIVPLKSSFKPTK; from the coding sequence ATGTCAAATGAAACGAACTCATCTAACTTTATAAAAAACATTATTATAAATGACCTAGAAACAGGAAAACATGACAGTATAATAACTCGTTTTCCACCTGAGCCAAACGGATATTTACATATTGGTCATGCAAAAAGCATATGTCTTAATTTTGGATTAGCTAAGGAGTTTAATGGAAAAGCTAATTTAAGATTTGATGATACAAATCCATTAAAAGAAGATGTTGAATATGTAGAATCCATAAAAGAAGATGTCAAGTGGTTAGGATTTGATTGGAACGAATTAAATTTTGCATCTAACTACTTTGATGAAATGTACAAAAGAGCTTTAATACTAATAAAAAAAGGTAAAGCTTATGTATGTGACTTGACACAAGAAGAAATGAGAGAGTATCGTGGTACTCTAACTGAACCAGGAAAAGAAAGTCCTCACAGAAATAGAACTATTGAAGAAAACCTTGATTTATTTGAAAGAATGAAAAATGGTGAATTTAAAGATGGTGAAAAAACATTAAGAGCTAAAATAGATATGTCTTCTCCAAATATAAACCTTAGGGACCCAATTATATATAGAATATCTCATTCAACACATCACAATACAGGAGATAAATGGTGCATATATCCTATGTATGCTTTTGCTCATCCAATTGAAGATGCAATTGAAGGAATAACTCACTCTATATGTACTTTAGAGTTTGAAGACCAAAGACCTCTTTATGATTGGTTTATTAAAGAATGTGAAATGGAAAACGTACCTAGACAAATAGAATTTGCTAGACTTAATATAAATAATACTGTCATGAGTAAAAGAAAATTAAAACAACTTGTAGATGAAGGTATTGTTGATGCTTGGGATGACCCTCGTGTTCCTACTATATCCGGAATCAGACGTAGGGGATATACTGCAGAAGCATTACGCAATTTCTGTAGTGAAATAGGAGTATCAAAAGTTAACTCTACAGTAGATAGTCAAATGCTTGATTATTTCCTAAGAGAAAATTTACAACCAAAGGCTCCTCTTACTATGGGAATTTTAAGACCTTTAAAACTTATTATAACTAATTACCCAGAAGATAAGATTGAAATGCTTGAAATAGAGAATAATGCTAAAGATGAATCTCAAGGAAAGAGATTAGTTCCTTTCTCTAGAGAATTGTATATAGAACAGGATGATTTTATGGAAGAACCTGTTAAGAAATATTTCAGATTTTTCCCAGGAAATGAAGTCCGTTTAAAAGGTGCTTATTTTGTAAAATGTACTGATGTAATTAAGGATGAAAATGGAAATGTAGTTGAAATACATGGTACTTACGACCCTGAAACTAAGAGTGGCTCTGGCTTTACAGGTCGTAAAGTAAAATCTACAATACATTGGGTTGATGCTAAATCAGCTATACCATGTGAGTTCAGATTATTTGAACCATTAATCCTTGATGATATACCTGAAAATGAAGGTAAACATTTCTTAGAACAAATAAATCCTAATTCATTGGAAATATTACAAGGTTTCGTTGAACCTACACAGATAAAAGATGCTAAACCTTTTGATAAATTCCAATTTGTTAGAAATGGATTCTTTAGTATAGACAATAAATATACAACTGATGAAAAATTTGTGTTTAATAGAATAGTTCCTCTAAAAAGCTCTTTTAAACCGACTAAATAA
- a CDS encoding YegS/Rv2252/BmrU family lipid kinase, which yields MKKVKLIYNPNSGEKKILSNLDTIIELYQEQNYLLIPYRLTIKEPLKNAFKEVDSSYEYILIAGGDGTVDLVVNAMKELDIRTPIGILPTGTANDFSNALQISFDIKEAINEIINSKPKKIDIGKVNNKYFINVASAGMFTDVSQRINTDLKNSFGRISYYIKGIEEALYMRKFKIKVSSEEMYYDGDMYLMLIFNGKTAGNINLAYKAEIDDGYLDVIIFKGMPIPKSIPVLISVLRGDYLDQYNGNEILYFKTKKLYIECEDSLITDIDGEKGPDFPLSIECIKDGIEVMGICSEKS from the coding sequence ATGAAAAAAGTAAAACTTATATACAATCCTAATTCAGGTGAAAAAAAGATATTATCAAATTTAGACACTATTATAGAATTATATCAGGAACAAAATTATTTATTGATACCCTATAGATTGACTATTAAAGAACCTCTAAAGAATGCATTTAAGGAAGTGGATAGTTCTTATGAGTACATATTGATAGCTGGTGGTGATGGTACTGTAGATTTAGTAGTAAATGCAATGAAAGAATTAGACATAAGAACTCCAATTGGAATTTTGCCTACAGGAACTGCAAATGATTTTTCAAATGCTCTTCAAATTTCATTTGATATAAAAGAAGCTATAAATGAAATCATAAATTCAAAACCTAAGAAAATAGACATAGGGAAAGTCAATAATAAGTACTTTATAAATGTTGCAAGTGCTGGTATGTTTACGGATGTATCACAAAGGATAAATACAGACTTAAAAAATTCATTTGGAAGAATTTCTTATTATATAAAGGGAATAGAAGAAGCATTGTATATGAGGAAATTTAAGATAAAAGTATCTTCTGAGGAAATGTATTATGATGGAGATATGTATCTTATGTTGATTTTTAATGGCAAAACAGCAGGAAATATAAATCTAGCATATAAGGCTGAAATAGATGATGGATATCTAGATGTAATTATTTTTAAAGGAATGCCAATACCAAAATCAATACCAGTTTTGATAAGTGTGCTTAGAGGTGATTATTTAGATCAATATAATGGAAATGAAATACTATACTTTAAAACTAAAAAGCTATATATAGAATGTGAAGATTCCCTTATAACAGATATTGATGGAGAAAAAGGACCAGACTTTCCTCTTAGCATAGAATGCATAAAAGATGGAATAGAAGTTATGGGAATCTGTAGCGAAAAAAGTTAA
- a CDS encoding lactate utilization protein — MDQNLNWLNEKRIEKTIKSLENNNMKGYLVSNKEELLKKIEEIVKEGSLVGCGGSMTLFETGVIDFIREKYDFLDRYAKGIKPEEMKEIYRKSFSADAYFTSTNAITESGELYNVDGNGNRVAAMIYGPDKVIVIAGVNKIVKDVDEAIKRTKTIAAPANCKRLSTNTGCKTTGICIDCSSPGRICCSYTLIKRQLTPERIHVIFLNEDFGY; from the coding sequence ATGGATCAAAATTTAAATTGGCTTAATGAAAAAAGAATAGAAAAAACAATAAAATCTCTAGAAAACAATAATATGAAAGGGTATTTAGTAAGTAATAAAGAAGAGCTTCTTAAAAAAATTGAAGAAATAGTTAAAGAGGGCTCTCTAGTAGGATGTGGAGGTTCTATGACCTTATTTGAAACAGGAGTGATTGATTTTATAAGAGAAAAATATGATTTTCTTGATAGATATGCAAAAGGTATCAAACCAGAAGAAATGAAAGAAATATACAGAAAATCATTTTCTGCAGATGCTTATTTTACAAGTACTAATGCAATAACAGAGAGTGGAGAGCTTTACAATGTAGATGGAAATGGGAATAGAGTAGCTGCTATGATATATGGACCTGATAAAGTAATAGTTATAGCAGGAGTAAATAAAATAGTTAAAGATGTAGACGAAGCTATAAAAAGAACAAAAACAATAGCTGCTCCAGCGAATTGTAAAAGATTGAGTACAAATACTGGATGTAAGACTACTGGTATATGTATAGACTGCTCAAGTCCAGGAAGAATATGCTGTAGTTATACGCTTATAAAAAGACAATTAACACCAGAAAGAATACATGTGATTTTTTTAAATGAAGATTTTGGATACTAA
- a CDS encoding BlaI/MecI/CopY family transcriptional regulator, whose product MTITKIPPAELKVMKFIWSSDFTVASKDVIEAMEKLYDWKQTTTLTLLSRLVNKQFLSARKIDRHTHYTVLIEEEEYLHFETKTFLDNMHGSSIESFMKSLFKKGVNEKELNSVEKWVKDIKKDE is encoded by the coding sequence ATGACTATTACTAAGATACCACCAGCAGAATTAAAAGTCATGAAATTTATTTGGAGTTCAGATTTTACTGTAGCATCAAAAGATGTAATTGAAGCTATGGAAAAACTATATGATTGGAAGCAAACTACAACACTAACACTTTTATCAAGATTAGTAAATAAGCAATTCTTAAGTGCGAGAAAGATTGATAGACATACACATTATACAGTTCTTATTGAAGAAGAAGAGTATTTACATTTTGAAACAAAAACTTTTTTAGATAATATGCATGGAAGTTCTATTGAGAGTTTTATGAAATCTTTGTTCAAGAAGGGGGTAAATGAAAAAGAATTGAATTCTGTTGAAAAGTGGGTTAAAGATATTAAAAAAGATGAATAA
- a CDS encoding tyrosine-type recombinase/integrase — translation MNAFIRKRNKNYIVYLEFIDEETGKRKQKNMGTFDKKREASKRLNEVKESLYKEGFLVPNEITVSEFLLDFLNKYSENISLSTYNSYVSICKNYINPSIGKYKIQDLHPIHIQNYIDKLSYKLNPQSIKIHINILKLAIKRAYRLKLIKENVMDNIETPRYKKFKNEIYDREQMIKLLELVKNTDMELPINLAIGLGLRISEILGLTWDSIDFEENTITVNKITSRINGSVILKEPKTENSIRKISAPKELMSLLKEYKIKQNKNLLKSSIRNNSNLLFFNKKCEPIAEDVMSKRFKRFLEKNDLPHIRFHDLRHSHVTLLINSKVPIKVISERVGHSNINTTLNIYSHVLKEMDKEASDKISESLFNAN, via the coding sequence ATGAATGCATTTATTAGAAAAAGAAATAAAAATTATATTGTTTACCTGGAATTTATAGATGAAGAAACAGGCAAAAGAAAACAAAAAAATATGGGTACTTTTGATAAAAAAAGAGAAGCAAGTAAAAGATTAAATGAGGTAAAAGAAAGCTTATATAAGGAAGGTTTTTTAGTTCCAAATGAAATTACAGTCTCAGAATTTCTATTAGATTTTCTAAATAAATATAGTGAAAATATATCTTTATCTACATACAATAGCTATGTTAGTATCTGTAAGAATTATATTAATCCATCTATTGGGAAATATAAAATACAAGACTTACATCCTATTCACATACAAAATTACATAGATAAACTTTCTTATAAACTAAATCCTCAGTCAATTAAGATTCATATAAATATATTGAAACTTGCAATAAAAAGAGCTTATAGGCTCAAATTAATAAAAGAAAATGTTATGGATAATATAGAAACTCCAAGGTATAAAAAATTTAAAAATGAAATTTATGATAGAGAACAAATGATAAAATTATTAGAATTAGTAAAAAATACAGATATGGAATTACCTATTAATTTGGCCATTGGATTAGGTCTTAGAATTTCAGAAATTTTAGGTCTAACTTGGGATAGTATTGATTTTGAAGAAAATACAATAACAGTAAATAAGATAACTTCACGAATTAATGGTTCTGTAATTCTCAAGGAACCAAAGACAGAAAACTCTATAAGAAAAATATCTGCTCCAAAAGAATTAATGTCTTTATTAAAAGAATATAAAATAAAACAGAATAAAAATTTATTAAAATCTTCTATTAGAAATAATAGTAATTTGTTGTTTTTTAATAAGAAATGTGAACCTATTGCTGAAGACGTTATGAGTAAAAGATTTAAAAGATTTTTAGAAAAGAATGACTTACCTCATATTAGATTTCATGATTTAAGACATTCACATGTTACTTTACTCATAAATTCTAAAGTACCGATAAAGGTTATATCTGAAAGAGTTGGACACTCAAATATAAATACTACTTTAAATATTTATTCTCATGTACTTAAGGAAATGGATAAAGAAGCTTCTGACAAAATTTCTGAAAGTCTATTTAACGCTAATTAA
- a CDS encoding cytochrome P450 encodes MKKQVPYDEGLDNTLNLLHEGYLFIKNRVSQYQSDIFETHLLGQKVICMTGEEAAKIFYDSELFYRNGATPKRVQKTLFGVGAIQSMDGEAHIHRKRLFMSLMTSSHQNQLAKLTMEKLKNSIKIWENEEQIIIFDELNEILCRVACQWAGVPLKESETKKLAKEFSSMIDAFGAVGIRHLKGRRFRTKSEEWIKDIIEKVRLGEIKAEEGTALHAIAFYRDLNGNQLDSHMAGVELINVLRPIVAISTFITFSALALHEYPECREKLLTRDSNELKMFVQEVRRYYPFTPLLGARVKKDFIWNKCEFKEGTLVILDVYGMNHDPRIWNNPDNFLPERFRERKDNLFDFIPQGGGNPAKGHRCPGEGITIEIMKSSLDFLVNKIEYDVPNQNLNYNLSRIPTLPESKFIINNIRRKI; translated from the coding sequence ATTAAGAAACAAGTTCCATATGATGAAGGCTTAGATAACACTCTTAATTTATTACATGAGGGATATTTATTTATTAAAAACAGAGTTAGTCAGTATCAATCTGATATATTTGAGACTCACCTACTTGGACAAAAAGTGATTTGCATGACTGGAGAAGAGGCTGCAAAAATTTTTTATGATTCAGAACTTTTTTATAGAAATGGTGCAACACCTAAAAGAGTACAAAAAACATTATTTGGAGTTGGAGCTATTCAATCTATGGATGGAGAAGCTCATATTCATAGAAAGCGTTTATTCATGTCATTGATGACTTCATCACATCAAAATCAACTTGCTAAACTTACAATGGAGAAGCTTAAAAATTCTATTAAAATTTGGGAAAATGAAGAGCAGATTATTATTTTTGATGAACTAAATGAAATATTATGTAGAGTAGCCTGTCAATGGGCTGGAGTTCCATTAAAAGAATCTGAAACCAAAAAATTAGCAAAAGAATTTAGTTCAATGATTGATGCATTTGGTGCTGTTGGGATTAGGCACTTGAAAGGAAGACGATTTAGAACTAAATCAGAAGAGTGGATAAAAGATATCATAGAAAAGGTACGGTTAGGCGAGATTAAAGCAGAAGAAGGAACAGCACTTCATGCTATAGCTTTTTATAGAGATTTGAATGGAAATCAGTTAGATAGTCATATGGCTGGAGTAGAGCTTATTAATGTACTACGTCCTATTGTTGCTATTTCAACCTTTATTACATTTTCAGCTTTAGCACTACATGAGTATCCAGAATGTAGGGAGAAACTCTTAACTAGAGATAGTAATGAACTTAAAATGTTTGTACAGGAGGTTAGACGCTACTATCCATTTACACCTCTTTTAGGTGCAAGAGTTAAGAAAGACTTTATCTGGAATAAGTGTGAATTTAAAGAAGGAACACTTGTGATACTTGATGTTTATGGTATGAATCATGACCCTAGAATATGGAATAATCCTGATAATTTTTTGCCAGAACGTTTTAGAGAGAGAAAGGATAACTTGTTTGATTTTATTCCTCAAGGTGGAGGAAATCCTGCTAAAGGACATCGATGTCCAGGAGAAGGGATTACTATCGAAATCATGAAGTCTAGTTTGGATTTTCTCGTAAATAAGATTGAATATGATGTGCCAAATCAGAACCTAAATTATAATCTAAGCAGGATACCTACGCTTCCTGAAAGTAAATTTATAATAAATAATATTAGAAGAAAGATTTAA